The genomic interval GCGTCTTTGGCTAGGCACTTATACTACCCCTGAAGCTGCAGCTGTAGCACATGACATAGCCTATTATTGTCTTCGTGAATCGTCGTCGTCAGATAAATTAAACTTCCCTTCGATGTTACCGGCTAATGTTCAACGTGGAATGTCACCAAGATCCGTGCAAAAGGTGGCCTCAGATGCTGGTATGGCCATTGATGCACAGTTGGTTACCAAAGGAAGAGATGGTCAGCAAGATCAAAGTGTTGATAATTATGGGCAAAATGAAGCTCTCAGCATTTCTGTTGAAGATTATCTTTATTGATATGTCAAGCACATTCCCTTAGTCCATTACTCCTTTTAATGGGCCAATCTGACATGAATTCAAATTAATCGAGCCAGTAAATTTTGAATACCGATGcctaaagtaaaaaaataaaaaaataaaaaaaggcatTATCTCCCGTTCCTCTGTCATCACCACCGGGCCACCTTCTTTACTTGTACACATTTGCAAAAGTTTTGttggttttcatgaattttgatGATCTTGAGCAATAGATATCAAAGTAATACTTTGgtttaaacttttttttggaTCTTTGTATATCTATGTTCATTTCTACTTTGAGTGGGCCCTCAGTCAATTTCCAGAGCATTCAGTAACGGA from Lycium ferocissimum isolate CSIRO_LF1 unplaced genomic scaffold, AGI_CSIRO_Lferr_CH_V1 ctg1458, whole genome shotgun sequence carries:
- the LOC132042302 gene encoding ethylene-responsive transcription factor ERF020; translated protein: MSSSDEGGSSTSAKYKGIRRRKWGKWVSEIRVPGSSERLWLGTYTTPEAAAVAHDIAYYCLRESSSSDKLNFPSMLPANVQRGMSPRSVQKVASDAGMAIDAQLVTKGRDGQQDQSVDNYGQNEALSISVEDYLY